A genomic region of Psychrobacter sp. M13 contains the following coding sequences:
- a CDS encoding haloacid dehalogenase type II, protein MTQNKTAHDKPSSILVFDVNETLLDIETLAPLFKRLFGHERILREWFAQLILYSQAMTLSGLYTPFGELGIGALQMTADIHNVALTEDDIDELKERMSKMPAHPDAVPALTQLRDAGFRLVTLTNSSPSDSPTPLERAGLSEFFEHNFSVQSVEKFKPAPETYQMVATELSVETSELCLVACHLWDTIGAQAAGCQGAFLKRPYNAMLPASNVPVPDFMALDLVTLSDQIIKQLQT, encoded by the coding sequence CGATAAACCTTCTTCTATTCTAGTCTTTGATGTCAATGAAACCTTACTTGATATCGAAACGCTTGCACCTTTGTTTAAGCGCCTATTTGGTCACGAGCGTATATTAAGAGAGTGGTTCGCTCAATTGATACTGTACTCGCAAGCCATGACCTTATCGGGACTTTATACGCCCTTTGGTGAGCTTGGCATTGGTGCTTTGCAGATGACTGCTGATATTCATAACGTTGCTCTGACAGAGGACGATATTGATGAGCTAAAAGAGCGCATGAGCAAAATGCCTGCTCATCCTGATGCCGTGCCAGCATTAACTCAATTGCGCGATGCAGGGTTTCGCTTAGTTACCCTCACCAACTCATCACCTAGTGACTCTCCTACACCGTTAGAAAGAGCAGGATTGAGTGAGTTTTTTGAGCATAACTTTAGCGTTCAAAGCGTAGAAAAATTCAAGCCTGCGCCTGAGACGTACCAGATGGTAGCCACAGAGTTATCGGTTGAGACATCAGAGCTCTGCCTTGTCGCTTGTCATCTGTGGGATACGATTGGCGCGCAAGCAGCTGGCTGTCAAGGCGCGTTCCTCAAACGCCCTTACAATGCCATGTTGCCTGCGTCCAATGTGCCAGTACCAGACTTTATGGCCTTAGATCTGGTCACACTTAGCGATCAGATTATTAAACAGCTTCAAACCTAA
- a CDS encoding peroxiredoxin-like family protein, translated as MQNANTQKPQAGSKFPDIEVTMLNGDTKSLGKPENGHDWKLVVVYRGQHCPICTKYLNQLETVKKSFYDTGVDIIAVSADSKEQLESHLEEKIDINFPIAYGLSVEQMNTLGLYISDPRSEKETDHPFAEPGVFVINAKGEIHIIDISNAPFARPELESLASGLSFIRENDYPIRGTHI; from the coding sequence ATGCAAAATGCTAATACCCAAAAACCACAAGCTGGCAGCAAATTCCCTGATATCGAAGTAACCATGCTAAATGGTGATACGAAATCACTTGGCAAACCTGAAAACGGTCATGATTGGAAATTAGTGGTAGTGTATCGCGGTCAACACTGCCCGATTTGTACTAAATACCTTAATCAATTAGAGACGGTCAAAAAATCATTTTATGATACTGGTGTCGATATCATTGCGGTATCAGCGGATAGTAAAGAACAGTTAGAGAGTCACTTAGAAGAGAAGATAGATATCAACTTCCCGATTGCTTATGGCCTAAGCGTTGAGCAGATGAATACTTTGGGGCTTTATATCTCTGACCCACGTTCAGAAAAAGAGACTGACCATCCTTTTGCAGAGCCTGGTGTATTCGTGATTAATGCCAAAGGTGAAATTCATATCATTGATATCTCAAATGCTCCGTTTGCACGACCTGAACTTGAGTCGCTGGCAAGTGGCTTAAGCTTTATTCGAGAAAACGACTACCCTATTCGCGGTACGCATATCTAA
- a CDS encoding glutathione S-transferase family protein: protein MLKFYFHQTPNPMKVALFLKETGLPYELIAVDTMKGEQHTPEYLTINPNAKTPAIVDDGKRVFDSTAILMYLSEKTGKLAGKPEDRGEMLSWLMFIATGLGPFSGQSVHFRHKGPEKVPYAINRYLREAQRHYEVLEKHMAGRDYLVGDEYSIADISAWGWIDKAAFVLGNDGLEHYPNLKRWFMSINERSAVQEAREIAQDIEFKTDFDDVAARALFPQNFDKKA, encoded by the coding sequence ATGCTTAAGTTTTATTTTCATCAGACGCCAAATCCAATGAAGGTTGCGCTATTTTTAAAAGAAACTGGTCTACCCTATGAGCTCATTGCTGTTGATACTATGAAAGGTGAACAGCATACGCCAGAATATCTAACTATTAATCCAAATGCTAAAACACCAGCTATTGTTGACGATGGTAAGCGCGTTTTTGATTCAACCGCTATCTTAATGTATCTCTCTGAGAAAACTGGAAAGTTAGCAGGGAAACCTGAAGATCGCGGTGAGATGTTGTCGTGGTTAATGTTTATAGCGACAGGCTTAGGACCATTTTCTGGTCAGTCGGTACATTTTAGACATAAAGGGCCTGAAAAAGTGCCGTACGCGATCAACCGTTATCTGCGAGAGGCGCAGCGTCACTATGAGGTTTTAGAAAAACACATGGCAGGTCGCGATTATCTGGTTGGCGATGAGTACTCGATTGCCGATATATCTGCGTGGGGCTGGATCGACAAAGCCGCTTTTGTCTTAGGTAATGACGGATTAGAGCATTATCCCAATTTAAAACGTTGGTTTATGAGTATTAATGAGCGTTCTGCTGTACAAGAAGCACGAGAGATTGCGCAAGATATCGAATTCAAAACTGACTTTGATGACGTCGCTGCTCGCGCGCTGTTTCCACAAAATTTTGATAAAAAAGCTTAG
- the cadR gene encoding Cd(II)/Pb(II)-responsive transcriptional regulator, translated as MLIKIGELATRTGATVETIRYYEKEKLLPEPARSQGNYRLYREAHIERLQFILHCRTLDMTLDEVRTLLQYWDKPEENCDEVNVLLDEHIEAVKIRMEESAQLKQHLLVLRQKCASAAPAKSCGILNALADNSCHHS; from the coding sequence ATGCTAATAAAAATTGGCGAGCTTGCCACACGCACAGGTGCAACGGTCGAAACCATTCGCTATTATGAAAAAGAGAAATTGTTACCAGAGCCTGCGCGTAGCCAAGGTAATTATCGGTTATATCGTGAAGCGCATATTGAACGTCTACAATTTATCTTACATTGTCGGACGCTCGATATGACTTTGGATGAAGTACGAACGCTACTTCAGTACTGGGACAAACCTGAGGAGAACTGCGATGAGGTCAATGTGCTACTCGATGAGCATATTGAAGCGGTCAAAATACGTATGGAGGAGTCGGCGCAATTAAAACAGCATCTACTGGTGTTACGACAAAAATGTGCAAGTGCAGCTCCAGCTAAATCATGCGGGATACTGAATGCACTTGCTGATAATTCTTGTCATCACAGTTGA
- a CDS encoding arsenic transporter — MLALAIFIVTLTLVIWQPKGLGIGWSAMGGALVALLFGVVQLSDVAVVWDIVWDATFTFVALIIISLILDEAGFFGWAALHVARLGKGQGRRLFPMIVILGAFIAAFFANDGAALLLTPIVIAILLRLDFAPKSALAFIIATGFIADTASLPLVTSNLVNIVSANYFNISFGRYALVMVPVNIVSVIATLLVLWVAYARHIPKHYEIDNLSLPQSAIKDPLVFKAAFPLLTLLLIAYFATESLGLVISVVTGIAALVLMAIAGRWWQGGRDTKLSVTDVLRKAPWQIVLFSIGMYLVVYGLGNAGLTAYGAQVLNWLGQQGNVVATLGTGFLSAIVASVMNNMPSTLIGALAIDSAQVPAATRELMIYANVIGNDLGPKFTPIGSLATLLWLHVLAEKDYKISWGQYMKVGLLITPPVLFITLLALVFWLPMLTSI; from the coding sequence ATGCTCGCATTAGCAATTTTTATTGTCACTTTGACTTTAGTAATATGGCAGCCAAAAGGACTGGGCATCGGTTGGAGTGCGATGGGTGGCGCTTTAGTGGCGCTATTGTTCGGTGTAGTGCAGTTGTCTGATGTGGCTGTCGTCTGGGATATTGTTTGGGATGCTACTTTTACTTTTGTCGCGCTGATTATCATCTCTTTGATATTGGATGAGGCAGGGTTTTTTGGTTGGGCCGCGCTACACGTTGCTAGATTGGGCAAGGGTCAAGGTCGACGGCTATTTCCGATGATTGTTATTTTAGGCGCATTCATTGCCGCCTTTTTTGCTAATGACGGGGCGGCGTTATTGCTCACGCCTATTGTGATCGCCATTCTACTGCGCCTTGATTTTGCACCCAAATCAGCCTTGGCCTTTATTATTGCGACGGGCTTTATTGCCGATACCGCAAGCCTACCTTTAGTGACCTCCAACCTCGTCAATATCGTTAGCGCTAATTATTTTAATATTAGTTTCGGTCGCTATGCTTTGGTGATGGTGCCCGTGAATATCGTGTCAGTTATCGCGACATTATTAGTATTATGGGTCGCCTACGCACGCCATATTCCCAAGCATTACGAGATAGATAACCTAAGTTTGCCACAATCCGCTATCAAAGATCCGTTAGTTTTTAAAGCGGCCTTTCCATTATTGACCTTGTTACTTATCGCTTATTTTGCTACTGAGTCATTAGGACTGGTGATTTCAGTGGTGACAGGTATTGCAGCGCTAGTACTGATGGCCATTGCAGGTCGCTGGTGGCAAGGCGGCCGTGATACCAAGTTGTCTGTGACTGATGTTTTGCGCAAAGCACCTTGGCAGATCGTGTTGTTTTCAATCGGGATGTATTTGGTAGTTTATGGCTTAGGTAATGCTGGATTGACCGCTTACGGGGCGCAAGTGCTTAATTGGCTCGGACAGCAAGGCAATGTTGTTGCTACACTAGGGACTGGCTTTTTATCCGCTATTGTTGCCTCAGTCATGAACAATATGCCATCAACCCTGATCGGCGCACTTGCTATTGATAGTGCCCAAGTACCAGCGGCTACGCGTGAGCTAATGATTTATGCCAATGTCATTGGCAATGATTTGGGGCCAAAATTCACCCCAATAGGTAGCTTGGCAACCTTGTTATGGCTACATGTACTGGCAGAAAAAGACTATAAAATCAGCTGGGGTCAGTATATGAAAGTTGGTTTGTTAATCACGCCACCTGTACTATTCATCACCTTGTTAGCTTTGGTGTTTTGGTTGCCGATGTTAACCAGCATTTAA
- the arsH gene encoding arsenical resistance protein ArsH, whose amino-acid sequence MDRHELPNIEAAELQPIDINALISATDPRHPPKILVLYGSLRTRSFSKLASEEASRLLRWYGCEVRTFDPTGLPLPDSTDADHPKVQELRELAAWSEGMLWVSPERHGSITSIMKAQIDWIPLSLGGIRPTQGKTLAIMQVSGGSQSFNTVNQLRILGRWMRMITMPNQSSIPKAFLEFDDNDRMLSSSLYQRVVDVCEELVKFTWLTRGRSAYLTDRYSERVESAEALSQRVNQKPI is encoded by the coding sequence ATTGATCGACATGAGCTACCCAATATAGAGGCCGCTGAGCTACAGCCGATCGATATCAACGCTCTGATCAGTGCAACTGATCCCCGTCATCCACCAAAGATATTAGTGTTATACGGCTCTCTGCGCACACGCTCGTTTTCTAAATTGGCAAGCGAAGAGGCCAGTCGGCTATTGCGCTGGTATGGTTGTGAGGTACGTACCTTTGATCCCACAGGTCTACCCCTGCCTGATAGTACTGATGCCGATCACCCAAAGGTACAAGAACTGCGTGAGCTAGCCGCGTGGTCTGAGGGCATGCTATGGGTCAGCCCTGAACGTCATGGCAGTATCACTAGCATTATGAAAGCGCAGATAGATTGGATTCCACTATCACTAGGTGGCATCCGTCCGACACAAGGCAAGACCTTAGCAATAATGCAAGTTAGTGGTGGCAGTCAAAGCTTTAATACCGTCAATCAGCTGCGTATCTTGGGGCGCTGGATGCGCATGATTACCATGCCCAATCAGTCGTCTATTCCCAAAGCTTTTTTAGAGTTTGATGATAATGATCGTATGCTGAGCTCGTCTTTATATCAGCGGGTTGTCGATGTCTGTGAGGAGTTGGTTAAATTTACATGGCTTACTCGTGGACGCTCAGCTTATCTAACTGATCGCTATTCAGAGCGTGTGGAGAGTGCAGAGGCGCTGTCACAACGCGTGAATCAGAAACCGATTTAA
- a CDS encoding helix-turn-helix transcriptional regulator, with amino-acid sequence MEIINATASFAALSQDTRLNAFRLLVSHEPDGLPAGDIARALDVPHNTMSAHLAVLARAEWVTSQRQSRQIIYRASLTHMEEVIQFLLKDCCSGHPELCSLLVDSLSACDIDTSDTSVKPSG; translated from the coding sequence ATGGAAATAATAAATGCTACTGCCAGCTTTGCTGCGCTCTCTCAAGACACTCGATTAAACGCTTTTCGTCTGTTGGTCAGTCATGAGCCTGATGGTTTGCCTGCTGGTGATATCGCACGCGCGCTTGATGTGCCGCATAATACGATGTCGGCGCACTTAGCTGTGCTTGCGCGGGCAGAATGGGTAACCTCACAACGACAAAGCCGCCAAATTATCTATCGGGCTTCCCTCACACATATGGAAGAGGTCATTCAGTTCTTATTAAAAGACTGCTGTAGCGGTCATCCAGAGCTATGTAGCTTGCTTGTGGACAGCTTGAGTGCCTGTGACATTGACACATCCGATACATCCGTTAAGCCTAGTGGTTAA
- a CDS encoding biotin/lipoyl-containing protein produces MDIEKVARVVGLVESSQLHEVTIVNNGQSITVVNRVDQQGSNSPIETVATAPTDKGKDSGNKSLQVSATHVGQVYLSEDATTDPLVNKGDRVAKGQTVCFIDELTRLLPVVSDKNGTISDILVKEGQNVEYGQPIFSLEA; encoded by the coding sequence ATGGATATAGAAAAAGTGGCACGTGTCGTTGGACTGGTCGAGAGCAGTCAGTTGCATGAAGTAACCATTGTCAATAATGGGCAGTCTATTACGGTGGTCAATAGAGTAGATCAACAGGGTAGTAACAGTCCCATCGAGACAGTAGCAACAGCGCCTACTGATAAGGGCAAAGATAGTGGCAATAAGAGTTTGCAAGTATCTGCTACTCATGTCGGTCAAGTCTACCTAAGTGAAGATGCTACTACTGATCCTTTAGTTAACAAAGGTGATCGTGTTGCAAAGGGTCAAACCGTCTGCTTTATTGATGAGCTGACCCGCTTGTTACCTGTCGTCAGTGATAAAAACGGGACCATCAGTGATATCTTAGTTAAAGAAGGACAGAATGTAGAATATGGTCAGCCTATCTTTAGTTTGGAGGCATAA
- a CDS encoding NRAMP family divalent metal transporter produces MSTLKKHNTAILGAAFLMATSAVGPGFLTQTATFTESLMASFGFVILISIIMDIGVQLNVWRIVAVSKKRAQEIANLVFPGVGYLLAFLIIAGGLAFNIGNIGGAGLGMQSMFNISPITGALISGVIAVAIFLGRETGPMMDKFAQLMGFILIVLIIYVVFKSDPPLAEAVTKTIMPDKIDAVAIVTLVGGTVGGYITFSGAHRLLEAGVSGEENLADVTRSSVTGILVASVIRVFLFLAVLGVVSQGVSLDPANPAMSPFQYILGNTGKVIFGIVIWAASVTSVIGAAYTSVSFMTNFHPFIERHKRYFIIGFIIISTFVFATIGKPAQVLVLVGTLNGLVLPIAMVIILIAAYRKNIVGNYKHPIWIAVLGWVIAISMTILSVMTIMQYLGMS; encoded by the coding sequence ATGAGTACCTTAAAAAAACACAATACTGCTATTTTGGGTGCCGCTTTTTTGATGGCGACCTCAGCAGTAGGGCCAGGGTTTTTGACCCAAACGGCTACTTTTACCGAAAGCCTAATGGCTAGCTTTGGTTTTGTCATCCTCATATCTATTATTATGGATATTGGGGTACAGCTTAACGTTTGGCGAATAGTTGCAGTATCCAAAAAGCGTGCGCAGGAAATTGCTAACTTAGTCTTTCCAGGGGTTGGTTATTTGCTAGCTTTCCTGATTATCGCAGGGGGACTGGCTTTTAATATCGGTAATATCGGTGGCGCTGGGCTTGGCATGCAGTCAATGTTCAATATCTCGCCGATCACTGGTGCACTGATCAGTGGGGTGATTGCTGTTGCTATATTTTTAGGCCGAGAAACTGGGCCTATGATGGACAAGTTCGCGCAATTAATGGGCTTTATTCTCATTGTATTGATCATTTATGTGGTATTCAAATCTGACCCGCCATTAGCCGAAGCCGTCACTAAGACCATCATGCCCGACAAGATTGATGCAGTCGCTATCGTCACTTTAGTTGGCGGTACCGTCGGCGGTTATATCACTTTCTCTGGCGCGCATCGCTTGCTAGAAGCTGGCGTGAGTGGTGAAGAAAACCTAGCAGACGTTACTAGAAGTTCAGTAACGGGTATTTTAGTGGCCTCTGTTATTCGCGTATTCTTATTCCTTGCTGTTTTAGGCGTGGTTTCTCAAGGTGTTTCATTGGATCCTGCGAACCCAGCCATGTCACCTTTTCAGTACATCTTAGGCAACACTGGTAAAGTTATTTTTGGTATTGTAATTTGGGCTGCTTCTGTAACCTCTGTCATTGGCGCAGCTTATACCTCTGTCTCTTTTATGACCAACTTTCATCCATTTATCGAAAGACATAAGCGCTATTTTATTATTGGTTTTATCATTATTTCGACATTCGTATTTGCCACTATTGGCAAGCCCGCTCAAGTATTAGTCTTGGTTGGTACGTTAAATGGCTTGGTGCTGCCTATCGCTATGGTCATTATTCTTATTGCCGCTTATAGAAAAAACATTGTTGGTAATTATAAGCATCCGATCTGGATTGCCGTGCTTGGTTGGGTCATTGCTATATCAATGACTATATTAAGCGTAATGACTATTATGCAATATCTTGGAATGAGCTAA
- the pxpA gene encoding 5-oxoprolinase subunit PxpA: MKIDASKTVDSVDLNADVAEGCGQDDKLLTIVSSANVCCGLHAGSYAEMLATLQLAKQNNVRVGAHPGLNDRENFGRTNQSLDEGEYRALMAYQLGATKALCDLVGVSLEYVKPHGALYNQAASDEKLSDILVSEIKRFDPTLKVMGLSGGYLVKSAKNHGLEVISEVFADRNYEKDGSLVSRSKDNAVITDTDEAVKHVLQMLNEGEVTSICGATVPVEAQSICLHGDGEHAILFAQEIKKQLELQGIEISA, translated from the coding sequence ATGAAAATTGATGCTTCAAAAACCGTCGATAGCGTTGACTTAAACGCCGACGTCGCCGAAGGCTGCGGCCAAGATGACAAGCTATTAACCATAGTTAGCTCGGCTAACGTCTGCTGCGGTCTTCATGCAGGCTCTTATGCCGAGATGTTAGCTACCTTGCAATTAGCGAAACAAAACAACGTTAGAGTAGGCGCGCACCCTGGACTAAATGACAGAGAGAACTTCGGTCGTACCAATCAATCCTTAGACGAGGGTGAGTATCGAGCCTTGATGGCTTATCAGTTGGGCGCGACAAAAGCGCTCTGTGACTTGGTTGGGGTTTCATTAGAGTATGTCAAACCACACGGTGCTTTGTATAATCAAGCAGCCAGCGATGAGAAGCTATCAGATATCTTGGTCAGCGAAATAAAGCGTTTTGATCCCACTTTAAAAGTGATGGGTTTATCAGGGGGCTATCTAGTCAAATCAGCCAAAAACCATGGCTTAGAGGTGATATCAGAAGTATTTGCCGATAGAAACTATGAAAAAGATGGCTCATTGGTCTCTCGCAGCAAAGATAACGCGGTAATAACCGATACTGACGAGGCCGTTAAGCATGTATTGCAAATGCTTAACGAAGGAGAAGTCACTAGTATATGTGGCGCGACGGTGCCAGTAGAGGCGCAAAGCATCTGTTTACATGGTGATGGTGAACACGCCATTTTATTTGCGCAGGAGATAAAGAAGCAGCTAGAGCTTCAAGGTATTGAGATATCGGCTTAA
- a CDS encoding biotin-dependent carboxyltransferase family protein, with protein sequence MKILTTNALASIQDSGRFGYRSMGVGRNGVMDSWSLQAGNALMKNDLNEPAIEIAMGELIVEFEENVSFCLTGALYEAYLDDKRIACYWRINAQAGQTLKLIRPLQGMYTYLCVHGGFDIEPVLQSTSTNLKAGFGGFEGRYLKADDTLKVRAASNLPVIGVARLVPTQTIRVIKNSEYEYFTSDSKAAFESQQWQLQSSSNRMGYRLNGNALEFIEAIQMSSHGVDIGMIQVPPQGQPIVLMADAQTTGGYPKIATVINADIGLMAQIRFGKTCQFAMVTVEQALYEQQNRHYYIEQIKEYAHEN encoded by the coding sequence ATGAAGATTTTAACCACAAATGCGCTTGCTAGCATCCAAGACTCAGGACGATTTGGCTACCGAAGTATGGGGGTAGGTAGAAATGGCGTCATGGATAGCTGGTCATTGCAAGCAGGCAATGCTTTGATGAAAAACGATCTTAACGAGCCTGCTATTGAAATTGCTATGGGTGAGTTGATTGTAGAATTTGAAGAAAATGTCAGTTTTTGTCTAACCGGTGCGTTATACGAGGCTTATTTAGATGATAAGCGTATTGCTTGCTATTGGCGTATCAATGCGCAGGCAGGGCAAACCCTCAAACTCATACGCCCATTACAAGGGATGTATACCTATCTGTGTGTGCACGGTGGCTTTGATATAGAGCCTGTCCTGCAGTCTACTAGTACCAACCTAAAAGCTGGGTTCGGTGGCTTTGAGGGTAGATATCTCAAGGCAGACGATACCCTAAAAGTTAGAGCCGCCTCAAACTTACCTGTCATAGGGGTGGCAAGGCTTGTACCTACTCAGACTATTAGAGTGATAAAAAACAGCGAGTACGAATACTTTACCTCTGACTCAAAAGCGGCGTTTGAGTCGCAACAATGGCAACTACAAAGTAGCAGCAACCGTATGGGCTATCGCTTGAATGGTAACGCCCTTGAGTTTATTGAAGCTATACAGATGAGTTCGCACGGCGTCGATATCGGTATGATTCAAGTGCCGCCACAAGGTCAGCCGATTGTGCTGATGGCTGACGCACAAACCACAGGCGGCTATCCTAAAATAGCCACGGTGATTAACGCAGATATAGGGCTCATGGCGCAAATTAGATTTGGTAAAACCTGTCAATTTGCCATGGTAACCGTAGAGCAGGCATTATATGAACAGCAAAACCGACACTATTATATCGAGCAAATTAAGGAGTACGCCCATGAAAATTGA
- the pxpB gene encoding 5-oxoprolinase subunit PxpB produces MMERTLMDLQWQLCSETNLVLFFPKPITLEKQQQCWALADSIQQLPEVIEVVIGMNTLSVFIAPLVWIELQSFKDKLSALLDDIPSKIINGNHVEIPVRYGGQYGPDLKSMATELGLSVEAVVNLHTEATYTVYFIGFQPGFPYLGGLSESLYFPRHAIPRTQVPAGSVGIGGEQTGVYPFESPGGWQLLGQTDSALFDLDQASPTLLNAGDTLQFRAVDIHD; encoded by the coding sequence ATGATGGAGCGCACGCTAATGGATTTACAGTGGCAACTATGCAGTGAGACCAATCTGGTTTTATTCTTCCCTAAACCTATCACCTTAGAAAAACAGCAACAGTGCTGGGCGTTGGCAGATAGCATACAACAGCTGCCAGAGGTTATAGAAGTAGTGATTGGGATGAATACGCTCAGTGTATTTATAGCGCCGCTAGTATGGATCGAGCTACAGAGCTTTAAAGATAAGCTATCCGCGCTGCTTGATGATATCCCATCAAAGATAATCAATGGCAATCATGTTGAGATTCCAGTGCGCTATGGCGGTCAATATGGTCCTGATCTAAAGTCTATGGCCACTGAACTAGGCCTCTCGGTTGAAGCTGTGGTGAATCTGCATACCGAAGCGACTTATACCGTCTATTTCATTGGCTTTCAACCTGGATTTCCTTATCTTGGTGGCTTATCCGAATCTTTATATTTCCCAAGGCATGCTATCCCAAGAACGCAAGTACCCGCAGGCTCAGTTGGTATCGGCGGTGAACAGACAGGCGTCTATCCCTTTGAGTCTCCAGGGGGCTGGCAGCTATTAGGGCAGACTGATAGTGCTTTATTTGATTTAGACCAAGCGTCTCCTACCTTGCTAAACGCAGGCGATACCTTACAGTTTAGAGCTGTCGATATTCATGACTGA
- the accC gene encoding acetyl-CoA carboxylase biotin carboxylase subunit — protein sequence MFSKILIANRGEIALRVIRACKQLGIQSVIAYSEADKDSLPVRLADEKICIGPANATHSYLNQRALVSAAKMTGAEAIHPGYGFLSENADFAALIEQSGLIFIGPTADNIREMGDKVEAKKQMMQAGVPCVPGSEGALPTDADQVIKIANDVGYPVIIKAASGGGGRGMRVVDKQDDLLSAISMTQTEAKANFGSDIVYLEKYLQLPRHVEVQVLSDTHGNAIYLGERDCSMQRRHQKVIEEAPAPGITDEQRQRIGQACATACQQMHYRGAGTFEFLYENGEFFFIEMNTRIQVEHTITEMVTGVDIVQEQIRVAAGLPLAHEQSDIIITGHAFECRINAENPNTFLPNAGRIDYCHMPAGLGVRVDSHVESNYVVPPSYDSLIAKMCVHDASREQAIKKMQAALSEAQITGIDTNISLHERLFKDAGFCKGQMSIHYLAEWITDNI from the coding sequence ATGTTCTCAAAAATCTTGATTGCCAATCGTGGTGAGATTGCTCTGCGGGTTATCCGAGCTTGTAAACAGCTAGGTATTCAATCCGTCATTGCCTACTCAGAAGCAGATAAAGACTCGTTACCAGTGCGCTTAGCCGATGAGAAAATATGCATTGGCCCTGCTAATGCCACACATAGCTACCTCAATCAAAGAGCGCTTGTCTCCGCGGCAAAAATGACAGGCGCTGAGGCTATTCATCCAGGCTACGGGTTTTTATCTGAAAATGCAGACTTTGCAGCTTTAATCGAACAGTCGGGTCTGATATTTATTGGCCCAACAGCCGACAATATAAGAGAGATGGGAGACAAGGTCGAGGCCAAGAAGCAAATGATGCAAGCGGGCGTGCCCTGTGTTCCTGGCTCCGAAGGTGCTTTGCCGACTGATGCGGATCAAGTGATCAAGATTGCAAATGACGTCGGCTATCCTGTCATTATTAAAGCGGCTAGCGGTGGCGGTGGTCGCGGTATGCGTGTCGTCGACAAGCAGGACGATCTGTTATCTGCCATTTCTATGACCCAAACCGAAGCCAAAGCCAACTTTGGTAGTGATATCGTTTATCTTGAAAAATACTTGCAATTGCCTCGGCATGTTGAAGTTCAAGTCTTATCTGATACTCATGGTAACGCTATCTACTTGGGTGAGCGCGATTGCTCTATGCAGCGCCGCCATCAAAAAGTCATCGAGGAAGCACCAGCACCGGGTATTACCGATGAGCAAAGACAGCGGATAGGTCAAGCTTGTGCGACTGCCTGCCAGCAAATGCACTATAGAGGGGCTGGCACGTTTGAATTTTTATATGAAAATGGGGAGTTCTTCTTCATCGAGATGAATACTCGGATTCAGGTTGAGCATACTATTACTGAGATGGTCACAGGGGTAGATATCGTTCAAGAACAAATACGAGTCGCCGCAGGGCTACCGCTAGCCCATGAGCAAAGCGATATTATTATCACTGGACACGCTTTTGAATGCCGCATTAATGCTGAAAACCCTAATACCTTTTTGCCAAATGCGGGACGTATAGACTACTGTCATATGCCAGCAGGGCTTGGCGTCCGAGTGGACAGTCATGTTGAGTCCAATTATGTCGTGCCACCTTCTTACGATAGCCTAATTGCCAAAATGTGCGTGCATGATGCTTCAAGAGAGCAAGCGATAAAAAAGATGCAAGCGGCATTGTCAGAGGCGCAAATTACAGGGATTGATACTAATATCAGTCTTCATGAGCGCCTATTCAAAGATGCAGGGTTTTGTAAAGGTCAAATGAGTATTCATTATCTAGCGGAATGGATAACGGACAATATCTAA